From one Verrucomicrobiia bacterium genomic stretch:
- a CDS encoding type II secretion system protein, translating to MNSITSCPNRRVITWIAVRAFTLIELLVVLAITGILASLLLPALARAKAKAYNTVCVNNLRQLGIATRLYADDNNNLLPSAEILPTEPINPQKPLPRICDVLASYVARAAGTSTNSATVFKCPRDDKGLFAAEGSSYEWNADLNGHRIDETRTANLFLVTATNGVIVQSTNMVLRFPPDTTPLFLDYEEFHPRPPKPGKNVVYMDGHVAPLNTLNE from the coding sequence ATGAACTCAATAACTTCCTGCCCCAATCGCCGCGTCATAACCTGGATTGCCGTGCGCGCCTTTACCTTAATCGAATTGCTCGTGGTGCTCGCAATTACCGGAATTCTGGCCAGCCTGCTGTTGCCTGCCCTGGCGCGGGCCAAAGCCAAGGCCTACAACACGGTTTGCGTGAACAACCTCCGTCAACTGGGGATTGCCACGCGCCTCTACGCCGATGATAACAATAATCTGCTGCCCAGCGCGGAGATACTGCCCACGGAGCCGATCAATCCGCAAAAACCGCTGCCGCGCATCTGCGACGTGCTGGCTTCGTATGTCGCCAGGGCCGCCGGCACCAGCACCAACAGCGCCACCGTATTCAAATGTCCCAGGGACGATAAAGGCCTCTTTGCCGCCGAGGGTTCGAGTTATGAATGGAACGCGGACCTGAACGGTCACCGGATTGATGAAACCCGCACCGCCAACCTGTTCCTGGTGACTGCGACCAACGGAGTAATCGTCCAAAGCACAAACATGGTGCTGCGCTTTCCACCCGACACCACGCCGCTCTTTCTCGACTACGAGGAGTTCCACCCACGCCCGCCCAAACCGGGCAAGAACGTCGTCTATATGGATGGCCACGTCGCCCCGCTCAACACCCTGAACGAATGA